The Streptomyces sp. NBC_01255 genome window below encodes:
- a CDS encoding NAD(P)/FAD-dependent oxidoreductase, which yields MKHRIVVLGAGYAGAYAAGTLARRLSPEGTEVTVVNAEPDFVQRLRLHQLAAGQEIEAPPLTDVFAGTGVRLRLARVTAVDPERRIVAVADADGGGELAYDTLVYALGSHGDDRGVPGVAEHAFDVAARPSALRLRERLDGLEKRGEGVNVLVVGDGLTGIETATEIAESRPGLSVALVARGELGAHLSAGARGHLRQACDRLGVTVLEHTSVEAVEATRVLCADGTALAADATVWTAGFTVSSIAAAGGLEVTENGRIVVDRTMRSVSHPDVYAVGDSGYVIGENGRPLPMSCASAGYTGRQAVDAIVGRLTGGKIANTRLEYPGNHISLGRQDGILQLVDDEGQAKPKFMGGRKAARIKAGIVRMSLWATAHPTFGLPKRKHHLAAAPKTSAAEKAVA from the coding sequence ATGAAGCACCGCATCGTCGTCCTCGGCGCCGGCTATGCCGGGGCCTACGCGGCCGGGACCCTGGCCCGTCGGCTGTCCCCGGAGGGCACCGAGGTCACCGTGGTCAACGCCGAGCCGGACTTCGTTCAGCGGCTGCGGCTGCACCAGCTCGCGGCCGGCCAGGAGATCGAGGCTCCCCCGCTCACCGACGTCTTCGCCGGCACGGGGGTACGGCTGCGCCTGGCCCGTGTCACGGCCGTCGACCCCGAGCGCCGGATCGTCGCCGTGGCCGACGCCGACGGCGGCGGCGAACTCGCCTACGACACGCTTGTCTACGCGCTCGGCAGCCACGGGGACGACCGCGGCGTCCCCGGCGTGGCCGAGCACGCCTTCGACGTCGCCGCCCGGCCCTCCGCGCTGCGCCTGCGCGAGCGTCTGGACGGCCTGGAGAAGCGGGGCGAAGGCGTGAACGTGCTGGTCGTCGGCGACGGGTTGACCGGCATCGAGACCGCCACCGAGATCGCCGAATCCCGCCCCGGTCTGTCGGTGGCGCTGGTCGCCCGCGGAGAGCTGGGCGCCCACCTCTCCGCCGGAGCCCGCGGCCACCTGCGCCAGGCCTGCGACCGGCTGGGCGTCACCGTCCTGGAGCACACCAGTGTCGAAGCCGTCGAAGCGACGCGGGTGCTGTGCGCCGACGGCACCGCTCTGGCGGCCGACGCGACGGTATGGACGGCCGGGTTCACGGTCAGCTCCATCGCCGCCGCCGGCGGGCTCGAGGTCACCGAGAACGGTCGGATCGTGGTCGATCGCACCATGCGGTCGGTCTCGCACCCCGACGTCTACGCCGTCGGCGACAGCGGCTACGTCATCGGCGAAAACGGCCGACCGCTGCCGATGTCGTGCGCCTCGGCCGGCTACACCGGCCGGCAGGCCGTGGACGCGATCGTCGGACGCCTGACCGGCGGCAAGATCGCGAACACCAGGCTGGAGTACCCGGGCAACCACATCAGCCTCGGGCGGCAGGACGGCATCCTGCAGTTGGTCGACGACGAAGGACAGGCGAAGCCGAAGTTCATGGGCGGCCGGAAGGCGGCCCGGATCAAGGCGGGCATCGTCAGGATGTCGCTGTGGGCCACCGCGCACCCGACCTTCGGCCTGCCCAAGCGCAAGCACCACCTGGCCGCCGCGCCGAAGACGTCCGCCGCCGAGAAGGCGGTCGCGTAG
- a CDS encoding sigma-70 family RNA polymerase sigma factor: protein MDSSAIDRFDTGRFEASRNRLASLAYRLLGSATDAEDAVQDAFLHWQAADRQRIKVPEAWLTKVVTNLCLDRLRSAQARRERTAGAWMPEPLLDGDVLLGPADTFVQRESVSLALLTLMERLSPHERAVYVLREAFSYGHAEIAEILDITESASQQHLHRARRRITAARRGDGEVDPASARRIVEEFLAAAASGRTERLVALLTDDATAISDGAGGTAEKLLRFDTPQRIAAVVRAGFKPTPAKRRLAGGTPAIHYAVVNGAPAILFVLADRVIGAVTFDIAGGRIATVRGIAAPARLVRLTEAWREHGPDTPLVAQW from the coding sequence ATGGACAGCTCCGCCATCGATCGCTTCGACACCGGCCGGTTCGAGGCGAGCCGGAACAGGCTGGCCTCGCTTGCGTACCGGCTGCTGGGCTCCGCCACCGACGCCGAAGACGCGGTGCAGGACGCGTTCCTGCACTGGCAGGCCGCGGACCGGCAGCGCATCAAGGTGCCGGAGGCGTGGCTGACCAAGGTCGTCACCAACCTGTGCCTGGACCGGCTCCGCTCGGCACAGGCCCGCCGCGAACGCACCGCCGGCGCCTGGATGCCCGAACCGCTCCTCGACGGCGATGTGCTGCTCGGCCCGGCCGACACGTTCGTGCAGCGCGAATCGGTCTCCCTGGCCCTGCTGACGCTCATGGAGCGCCTGTCCCCCCACGAGCGGGCCGTCTACGTCCTGCGCGAGGCGTTCTCCTACGGTCACGCCGAGATCGCCGAGATCCTCGACATCACCGAATCCGCAAGCCAGCAGCACCTCCACCGGGCCCGGCGCCGCATCACCGCCGCGCGCCGCGGCGACGGCGAAGTCGACCCGGCATCCGCCCGCAGGATCGTCGAGGAGTTCCTCGCCGCCGCCGCCTCGGGTCGCACCGAGCGGCTGGTGGCACTGCTCACCGACGACGCGACCGCGATCTCGGACGGCGCAGGCGGCACGGCCGAGAAGCTGCTGCGGTTCGACACTCCGCAGCGCATCGCCGCTGTCGTACGGGCCGGCTTCAAGCCCACACCGGCGAAGCGGCGACTGGCCGGCGGCACACCGGCCATCCACTACGCGGTCGTCAACGGCGCCCCCGCCATCCTGTTCGTCCTCGCCGACCGGGTCATCGGCGCCGTGACGTTCGACATCGCGGGCGGCAGGATCGCAACCGTGCGCGGCATCGCCGCCCCCGCCCGCCTCGTCCGCCTCACCGAAGCCTGGCGGGAGCACGGACCGGACACGCCACTCGTCGCCCAGTGGTGA
- a CDS encoding DUF6009 family protein, translated as MSKDRADLEHEEQIVWTEDVGGFDYVRQTVARLSTTRRKPVGWHGTGRRVGYSVLKSDAPSGDTTGRFVRRVFWVKDYDRSEQPDGTYKTSAPSEAVDPRTVAPGVWGELTERAWGGPLPG; from the coding sequence TTGTCGAAGGACCGTGCGGATTTGGAGCACGAGGAACAGATTGTCTGGACCGAGGACGTGGGTGGCTTCGACTACGTGCGCCAGACCGTAGCTCGCTTGTCCACGACCCGGCGGAAGCCGGTGGGGTGGCACGGGACGGGCCGGCGGGTGGGCTACTCCGTGCTCAAGTCGGATGCCCCGAGCGGAGACACGACTGGCAGGTTCGTCCGCCGGGTGTTCTGGGTGAAGGACTACGACCGATCCGAGCAGCCCGACGGTACGTACAAGACGTCCGCACCCAGTGAGGCCGTCGACCCGCGGACGGTCGCGCCGGGAGTCTGGGGCGAGCTGACCGAGCGCGCCTGGGGCGGCCCGCTGCCCGGCTGA
- a CDS encoding DUF4238 domain-containing protein yields MSKPKKHHYVPQMYLRNFADADNRAQVVRLEQQTSYAARINTIAAENHFHRFTVGGEETLYVEEMATKIEGHAAQPLLRLINPQKRVWPLPADERLTLAMFIAFQFLRVPVARDQFESLVAQLPDVFGLTPVEFEDLDIPLMHGASMVGDALPEGAGTLCNRSWTIVDFKLKALATSDVPVVVLPDENATLRTAAGLMSPGGLYFPLARRAGLFIGPPGTSPQADRIVSGNALLARSFNNATVQWARDCVFHHPEDDPLRGIELPGPRRGEVRWEDMSRPDH; encoded by the coding sequence GTGAGCAAGCCCAAGAAGCACCACTACGTTCCGCAGATGTACCTGCGGAACTTCGCGGACGCGGACAACCGAGCGCAGGTCGTGCGGCTTGAGCAGCAAACCTCGTATGCAGCCCGGATCAACACCATCGCAGCGGAGAATCACTTCCACCGCTTTACCGTCGGTGGTGAAGAGACCCTGTACGTCGAGGAGATGGCCACCAAGATTGAAGGGCACGCGGCGCAGCCCCTGCTCAGACTGATCAACCCGCAGAAGCGCGTGTGGCCCCTTCCGGCCGACGAGCGGCTGACCCTCGCTATGTTCATCGCGTTCCAGTTCCTTCGTGTGCCGGTGGCGCGGGACCAATTCGAGAGCTTGGTCGCACAGCTGCCCGACGTCTTTGGCTTGACGCCGGTGGAGTTCGAAGACTTGGACATTCCGCTGATGCACGGTGCCTCGATGGTGGGCGATGCCTTGCCCGAAGGGGCAGGAACGCTGTGCAATCGGTCCTGGACTATCGTCGACTTCAAACTGAAGGCGCTCGCCACATCTGACGTCCCAGTCGTGGTACTACCCGACGAGAACGCCACGCTACGAACTGCCGCCGGCCTTATGTCGCCCGGCGGCCTCTACTTCCCGCTGGCCCGCCGCGCAGGGTTGTTCATCGGCCCACCTGGTACTAGCCCTCAGGCTGACCGCATCGTTTCGGGGAACGCACTGCTTGCCCGCTCATTTAACAATGCGACTGTCCAGTGGGCGCGCGACTGCGTCTTCCACCATCCCGAGGATGATCCGCTGCGCGGGATTGAGCTGCCGGGACCGCGCCGCGGAGAAGTCCGGTGGGAGGACATGAGCCGCCCCGATCACTGA
- a CDS encoding HAD family hydrolase: protein MPSDNLAGLLADCDAILFDFDGPICHVFRGLPAPGVAHELADVLAGLVPELERPARTTDDPMEVHRLSAQGGEAALAAVEAALTQAEVRAVGVAGPPIEGAAEAMKAARESGRRVAIVSNNSAECVRAYLSSNGLLGMVDGVVGRPVLRPDLMKPSPHPVLEAASLLGAAPERTVLIGDSVTDIEAARAATSKSIGFANKPAKELPLTDAGADVVVLGMTSVAQALLELTEHRP from the coding sequence ATGCCCTCTGACAACCTGGCTGGCCTGCTGGCCGACTGCGACGCCATCCTCTTCGACTTCGACGGCCCCATCTGCCACGTCTTCCGAGGACTCCCTGCCCCCGGCGTGGCCCACGAACTCGCGGACGTGCTGGCCGGACTGGTCCCGGAGTTGGAGCGCCCTGCGCGTACGACGGACGACCCGATGGAGGTACACCGACTTTCAGCGCAGGGCGGAGAGGCCGCCCTCGCGGCTGTAGAGGCGGCTCTGACCCAGGCGGAAGTCAGGGCGGTCGGAGTAGCCGGGCCGCCCATTGAGGGCGCCGCTGAGGCCATGAAGGCGGCGCGAGAGTCGGGGCGACGCGTGGCTATCGTGAGCAACAACTCGGCCGAGTGCGTCCGCGCCTACCTGTCGTCGAACGGTCTCCTCGGCATGGTCGATGGGGTGGTCGGCCGTCCCGTGCTGAGGCCGGACCTCATGAAGCCTTCACCGCACCCCGTGCTCGAAGCAGCCTCGCTGCTGGGGGCCGCTCCAGAGCGGACCGTCCTGATCGGGGACTCTGTGACCGACATCGAAGCGGCCCGAGCTGCGACGTCCAAAAGCATCGGTTTTGCCAACAAGCCAGCGAAGGAGCTGCCACTGACGGACGCCGGTGCGGACGTGGTCGTTCTCGGGATGACCAGCGTTGCGCAGGCCCTGCTGGAGCTGACCGAACACAGGCCATAG
- a CDS encoding winged helix-turn-helix domain-containing protein yields MTFVLEPLDPDDDRPPYEQVARSLGAAIRTRKLGPGEKLPSHAKLTEHYGFARATIQRAIRDLEDEGLVVSRKGSGVFVRSRTERPAGLRPYVEQAFASRHVTIDFAGFSSETLHGALQEPLDKIRTGRLTPSSIRIRILVPDMGVPQAAPVRREDCADDPRLRSRMHDIMIGYTRSIADSISELEHLGLVQEGSVSVRVHSGTQFFKLYVINKADAFFGYYPIRPNKVIAQGEAIEIYDLVGKDTILFHHSVNEGDSSSGAQQVEQAQMWFDSVWETIGRDYDSDAL; encoded by the coding sequence ATGACCTTCGTGCTTGAGCCTCTGGATCCGGACGACGACCGACCGCCGTACGAGCAGGTGGCCCGCAGTCTCGGCGCGGCGATCCGCACCAGGAAGCTGGGCCCCGGGGAGAAGCTGCCGTCGCACGCGAAGCTGACGGAGCACTATGGGTTCGCCCGCGCCACGATCCAGCGCGCGATTCGGGACCTGGAGGACGAAGGCCTGGTCGTCTCACGCAAGGGCAGTGGGGTCTTCGTCCGGAGCCGAACAGAGCGGCCGGCGGGTCTGCGGCCCTACGTCGAGCAGGCCTTTGCCAGCCGACACGTGACCATCGACTTCGCCGGGTTCTCCAGCGAGACCCTGCACGGTGCCCTGCAAGAGCCGCTCGACAAGATTCGCACCGGGCGACTCACCCCGTCGAGCATCCGGATCCGGATCCTCGTTCCCGACATGGGCGTTCCTCAGGCCGCGCCCGTACGTCGTGAGGACTGTGCAGACGATCCGCGACTGCGGTCGCGCATGCACGACATCATGATCGGCTACACACGCAGCATCGCGGACTCGATCAGCGAGCTTGAGCACCTCGGCCTTGTGCAGGAGGGCAGCGTGAGCGTGCGGGTCCACAGCGGCACGCAGTTCTTCAAGCTCTACGTGATCAACAAGGCCGACGCGTTCTTCGGCTACTACCCGATCCGGCCGAACAAGGTGATCGCGCAGGGGGAAGCCATCGAGATCTACGACCTCGTGGGCAAGGACACGATCCTGTTCCACCACTCCGTGAACGAGGGTGACTCGTCCAGTGGCGCTCAGCAGGTGGAGCAGGCGCAGATGTGGTTCGACAGCGTGTGGGAGACGATCGGAAGGGACTACGACTCGGATGCCCTCTGA
- a CDS encoding DUF6197 family protein has product MTTTVTLPASPPDTGLADDAAALVAEIERYLAARTRTTAHPLVTKTTAELVAEALGTPTTPAAAAPVLTAPSRALRILPDWVLNFPLLRHRHGAGRQIAVAEHLELTALVIERYGWAQRSLRSTSGRRCILGAQAVLYRLGYGDETTARAAGARLQDVLAGRGITQPFPGWNDAAGRTEGEVLHLIRTAANNARRNAA; this is encoded by the coding sequence ATGACCACGACCGTCACCCTGCCCGCAAGCCCGCCCGACACCGGGCTGGCCGACGACGCGGCCGCCCTGGTCGCCGAGATCGAGCGGTACCTCGCCGCCCGTACCCGCACGACCGCGCACCCGCTCGTCACCAAGACCACCGCCGAGCTCGTCGCCGAAGCCCTCGGCACCCCCACCACCCCGGCCGCGGCCGCACCCGTCCTCACCGCCCCGTCCCGCGCGCTGCGGATCCTCCCGGACTGGGTGCTGAACTTCCCGCTCCTGCGCCACCGCCACGGCGCCGGACGCCAGATCGCCGTCGCCGAGCACCTGGAGCTCACCGCCCTGGTCATCGAGCGCTACGGCTGGGCTCAGCGCTCGCTCCGGTCCACGTCCGGGCGCCGCTGCATCCTCGGTGCCCAGGCCGTGCTCTACCGCCTCGGCTACGGCGACGAGACCACCGCCCGCGCGGCCGGCGCCCGCCTCCAGGACGTCCTCGCGGGCAGGGGCATCACCCAGCCCTTCCCCGGCTGGAACGACGCGGCCGGCCGCACGGAGGGCGAGGTCCTCCACCTGATCCGCACCGCCGCCAACAACGCCCGCCGGAACGCCGCGTGA
- a CDS encoding DUF6919 domain-containing protein, which translates to MTSSWRDTRTIADLGQTMALWLEGRIPSWPGYDGPFGQEEEGGARHLIPTLIALNRAGFVTTNSQPGAADRFGRQRACVDGVIHDRSPLLGRLLGLQEQGFTVLRGWPRQATVVTEDDGRPFTTIGGFHLRRDETTRMWRGIGRQALRELKQHGAEIHVIDMQGAATTGSGPH; encoded by the coding sequence ATGACCAGCTCCTGGCGCGACACCCGCACCATCGCCGACCTCGGCCAGACCATGGCGCTGTGGCTGGAAGGCCGCATCCCCTCCTGGCCCGGCTACGACGGCCCCTTCGGCCAGGAAGAGGAAGGCGGCGCCCGCCACCTCATCCCGACCCTCATCGCCCTGAACCGGGCCGGGTTCGTCACCACCAACTCCCAGCCCGGCGCCGCCGACCGGTTCGGCAGGCAGCGCGCATGCGTCGACGGCGTCATCCACGACCGCAGCCCGCTCCTCGGCCGCCTGCTTGGCCTCCAGGAGCAGGGATTCACCGTGCTCCGCGGCTGGCCGAGGCAGGCCACCGTCGTCACCGAGGACGACGGCCGCCCCTTCACCACGATCGGCGGGTTCCACCTGCGCCGAGACGAGACCACCCGTATGTGGCGCGGCATCGGCCGGCAGGCGCTGCGCGAGCTGAAGCAGCACGGCGCCGAGATCCACGTCATCGACATGCAGGGGGCCGCGACGACCGGCTCTGGACCGCACTGA
- a CDS encoding DUF7739 domain-containing protein: MGINVSHGSNQWGEERRSATSVANLGKHLAHVLTSRDWDVVADLFDGTFRDEEYVPPAEARQIAAVLYKAADHRLMPSDWGSDARLFADAAARAATAGQSWHWR; encoded by the coding sequence ATGGGCATCAACGTCAGCCACGGCTCCAACCAGTGGGGCGAGGAACGCCGCTCCGCCACCTCCGTGGCCAACCTCGGCAAGCACCTTGCCCACGTCCTGACCTCCCGCGACTGGGACGTCGTCGCCGACCTGTTCGACGGCACGTTCCGCGACGAGGAGTACGTCCCCCCGGCCGAGGCCCGGCAGATCGCCGCCGTCCTGTACAAGGCGGCCGACCACCGGCTCATGCCGAGCGACTGGGGATCCGACGCCCGCCTCTTCGCCGACGCCGCCGCCCGCGCGGCCACCGCCGGCCAGAGCTGGCACTGGCGGTGA
- a CDS encoding bifunctional DNA primase/polymerase — protein MTHAIPIQREDRTGRLGLALHLAAGGLPVLPLRVGKGPLGNCPDCAHNVCGGRPNMKSPGPCLCPRPCHAWAAATTDPHVLAAPAWATAWRHAGVVGYHPGGAGVTVVDLDDGDAVDWARATLPPTRTVTTNRGEHWIYSGTMRSVNHVRDGVDIKSTMSYARWLGPGVGAIAVLPPVVLMLVDREESTRGRAGVDSFSLASGRWDRSVATGCRHTERYVLTGLNRGLARIKDHPNKGAGTAAYGVARFLAGQHTQCPGPCGLEAMGEQIIAEAVAVNVPEPYARRAVTNGMGAVLGATT, from the coding sequence ATGACTCACGCCATCCCTATCCAGAGAGAAGACCGGACCGGCCGACTCGGCCTCGCCCTGCACCTGGCGGCCGGCGGGCTACCGGTCCTGCCCCTGCGAGTAGGGAAAGGACCGCTCGGCAACTGCCCAGACTGCGCCCACAACGTGTGCGGCGGACGGCCCAACATGAAGTCCCCCGGGCCCTGCCTCTGCCCGCGCCCGTGCCACGCCTGGGCCGCCGCCACCACCGACCCGCACGTCCTCGCCGCGCCCGCGTGGGCTACCGCCTGGCGCCACGCGGGGGTGGTCGGGTACCACCCGGGAGGTGCCGGGGTCACCGTGGTCGACCTCGACGACGGTGACGCAGTCGACTGGGCCCGCGCCACCCTGCCGCCGACCCGTACCGTGACCACGAACCGCGGAGAGCACTGGATCTACTCCGGCACCATGCGCTCGGTTAACCACGTTCGCGACGGGGTCGACATCAAATCCACGATGTCCTACGCGCGTTGGCTCGGCCCCGGTGTCGGGGCGATCGCCGTTCTGCCGCCGGTCGTCCTCATGCTCGTGGACAGGGAAGAGTCCACTCGGGGCCGCGCGGGGGTGGACTCTTTCTCCCTGGCCTCAGGCCGCTGGGACCGGAGCGTGGCCACCGGCTGTCGCCATACCGAGCGCTACGTCCTTACCGGCCTGAATCGTGGTCTCGCCCGCATCAAAGACCACCCCAACAAGGGCGCCGGAACGGCCGCGTACGGAGTCGCCCGGTTCCTCGCCGGCCAGCACACCCAGTGCCCCGGCCCCTGCGGCCTCGAGGCCATGGGCGAGCAGATCATCGCCG